From the genome of Cryptococcus tetragattii IND107 chromosome 6, whole genome shotgun sequence, one region includes:
- a CDS encoding 40S ribosomal protein uS11, translated as MAPKKVRAPQEAAVSLGPQVAEGENVFGVAHIFASFNDTFVHVTDLTGKETISRVTGGMKVKADRDESSPYAAMLAAQDVAAKCKEVGITALHVKLRATGGTGTKQPGPGGQAALRALARAGMRIGRIEDVTPTPSDSTRRKGGRRGRRL; from the exons ATG GCCCCCAAGAAGGTTCGAGCCCCCCAGGAAGCTGCTGTCTCTCTCGGTCCCCAGGTCGCTGAGGGTGAGAACGTCTTCGGCGTTGCTCACATCTTTGCTTC CTTCAACGACACTTTCGTCCACGTTACCGACTTGACCGGCAAGGAGACCATCTCCCGAGTCACTGGTGGTATGAAGGTTAAGGCTGACCGTGACGAGTCTTCC CCTTACGCTGCGATGCTTGCCGCTCAGGACGTTGCCGCTAAGTGCAAGGAGGTCGGCATTACCGCTCTCCACGTCAAGCTCCGTGCTACTGGTGGTACCGGCACCAAGCAGCCCGGTCCCGGTGGTCAGGCCGCTCTCCGAGCCCTCGCCCGTGCCGGTATGAGGATCGGTCGAATTGAGGACGTTACCCCTACTCCTTCTGACTCCaccaggaggaagggtggTAGGCGTGGTAGGAGGTTGTAA